In Juglans microcarpa x Juglans regia isolate MS1-56 chromosome 8D, Jm3101_v1.0, whole genome shotgun sequence, the following are encoded in one genomic region:
- the LOC121243155 gene encoding class V chitinase-like produces the protein MPGVKAGYWIPALAGNREFDGTINGGLFNHLYAGFALVNRDGFADTEQSVIVFPPGNVGKKFETFPKAVHDQNSKSKALLSIGGKGRSDDIAYVVSDRNRHKRFIDDSIKLAKTFNYDGLDLCWLYPRAPNNINPDQLSALLGRLLARWREALDEDAKETKTKLLLTAAVFDRRVIPDLADPNPIFSYPIQDLSDNLDWINVLAIDFYIPSNSPQHTGPVHAWRNPANMNLRCGSASIDNWINGIGPNTVKIENNKLVLGLPFFGYEWTLADNRQHDFFADANPANEGSSLEFRNIKAHYININAGRRVNDDAYGASYWRHETSWIGYDDAYSIATKVGEASRGKNLRGYIAWHLAADDDQWTLSNAASKAWDDANNNP, from the exons ATGCCTGGCGTGAAAGCCGGATACTGGATTCCTGCATTGGCCGGCAACCGCGAGTTCGATGGAACTATAAATGGCGGCCTCTTCAATCATCTCTATGCTGGTTTTGCCCTGGTCAATCGTGATGGGTTTGCTGATACCGAGCAGAGCGTGATCGTTTTCCCTCCTGGCAACGTCGGGAAAAAATTCGAAACCTTCCCCAAGGCCGTCCATGATCAAAACTCTAAGTCGAAAGCCCTTTTATCCATCGGTGGTAAAGGCCGTTCTGATGACATTGCCTACGTTGTTAGCGATCGAAATAGGCATAAAAGATTCATAGATGACTCCATAAAACTTGCCAAGACGTTCAATTACGATGGCCTGGACCTCTGCTGGCTGTACCCGAGGGCCCCCAATAATATTAATCCCGACCAGCTGTCGGCCCTTCTTGGCCGACTCCTTGCTAGGTGGCGAGAAGCCCTGGACGAGGACGCcaaggaaacaaaaacaaagttgCTTCTAACTGCAGCGGTCTTTGACCGCCGGGTCATTCCTGATCTTGCAGACCCAAATCCAATATTCAGTTATCCCATTCAGGATCTTTCAGACAACTTGGACTGGATCAACGTACTGGCCATTGACTTCTATATTCCCTCCAACTCACCCCAGCATACTGGACCAGTTCATGCGTGGCGTAATCCTGCAAACATGAACTTGAGGTGTGGAAGTGCAAGCATTGATAACTGGATTAATGGAATTGGTCCTAATACTGTAAAAATTGAGAACAATAAGTTGGTCCTCGGCCTTCCATTTTTTGGCTATGAATGGACTCTGGCAGACAACCGTCAACATGACTTCTTTGCAGACGCTAATCCAGCAAATGAAGGCTCCAGCTTAGAGTTCAGAAATATCAAGGCGCACTATATCAACATTAATGCAGGCCGTCGCGTGAATGATGACGCGTATGGTGCCTCCTACTGGCGTCACGAGACTAGTTGGATTGGTTATGACGATGCTTATAGCATCGCTACTAAGGTTGGTGAGGCGTCTAGGGGAAAAAACTTGCGCGGTTACATTGCTTGGCATCTGGCCGCCGATGACGACCAATGGACTCTCTCAAATGCAG CTTCCAAGGCATGGGATGATGCGAATAATAATCCGTAA